One genomic segment of Pongo abelii isolate AG06213 chromosome 13, NHGRI_mPonAbe1-v2.0_pri, whole genome shotgun sequence includes these proteins:
- the DMAC1 gene encoding distal membrane-arm assembly complex protein 1 isoform X3 → MGSRLSLPFDSYIAAPPGTAAAPAKPAPPATPGAPTSPAEHRLLKTCWSCRMLSGLGLMGAGGHCHLGYHCHGRPQREGLPRCLKVPPVNLSSVSVPVTHRAGIEFNGCSGQTLVHGQTSLLWILQD, encoded by the exons ATGGGGTCTCGGTTGTCCCTGCCTTTTGATTCCTATATCGCTGCGCCTCCCGGTACCGCCGCCGCGCCCGCCAAGCCTGCGCCCCCAGCTACACCCGGAGCACCGACCTCCCCAGCAGAACACCGCCTGTTGAAGACGTGCTGGAGCTGTCGCATGCTTTCTGGGTTGGGGCTGATGGGGGCGGGCGG GCATTGCCACCTGGGGTATCATTGTCATGGCAGACCCCAAAGGGAAGGCCTACCGCGATGTTTGAAAGTACCACCAGTGAATCTGTCTTCTGTCTCGGTCCCCGTGACACACAGAGCAGGCATAGAATTTAATGGGTGTTCTGGACAGACACTTGTACATGGACAGACATCACTACTGTGGATACTACAAGactga
- the DMAC1 gene encoding distal membrane-arm assembly complex protein 1 isoform X1, giving the protein MGSRLSLPFDSYIAAPPGTAAAPAKPAPPATPGAPTSPAEHRLLKTCWSCRMLSGLGLMGAGGYVYWVARKPMKMGYPPSPGTITKMVIGLSENQGIATWGIIVMADPKGKAYRDV; this is encoded by the exons ATGGGGTCTCGGTTGTCCCTGCCTTTTGATTCCTATATCGCTGCGCCTCCCGGTACCGCCGCCGCGCCCGCCAAGCCTGCGCCCCCAGCTACACCCGGAGCACCGACCTCCCCAGCAGAACACCGCCTGTTGAAGACGTGCTGGAGCTGTCGCATGCTTTCTGGGTTGGGGCTGATGGGGGCGGGCGGGTACGTGTACTGGGTGGCACGGAAGCCCATGAAGATGGGATATCCCCCGAGTCCAGGGACCATTACGAAGATGGTCATCGGCCTCAGTGAGAATCAAG GCATTGCCACCTGGGGTATCATTGTCATGGCAGACCCCAAAGGGAAGGCCTACCGCGATGTTTGA
- the DMAC1 gene encoding distal membrane-arm assembly complex protein 1 isoform X2, with translation MGSRLSLPFDSYIAAPPGTAAAPAKPAPPATPGAPTSPAEHRLLKTCWSCRMLSGLGLMGAGGYVYWVARKPMKMGYPPSPGTITKMVIGLSIATWGIIVMADPKGKAYRDV, from the exons ATGGGGTCTCGGTTGTCCCTGCCTTTTGATTCCTATATCGCTGCGCCTCCCGGTACCGCCGCCGCGCCCGCCAAGCCTGCGCCCCCAGCTACACCCGGAGCACCGACCTCCCCAGCAGAACACCGCCTGTTGAAGACGTGCTGGAGCTGTCGCATGCTTTCTGGGTTGGGGCTGATGGGGGCGGGCGGGTACGTGTACTGGGTGGCACGGAAGCCCATGAAGATGGGATATCCCCCGAGTCCAGGGACCATTACGAAGATGGTCATCGGCCTCA GCATTGCCACCTGGGGTATCATTGTCATGGCAGACCCCAAAGGGAAGGCCTACCGCGATGTTTGA